Part of the Streptomyces sp. WMMC500 genome is shown below.
ACCGGTGGAACCCGGCCAGGTCGTACAGCAGATGACCGGGCTCCGGTTCGACGGCGAGCGGCACGCCGGCCGCGTCCGCGGCCTGGAGCACCGGGGCCAGCTCCGCGCCCAGCCGCTTCCAGGCGTCCGGCTCCGACACCCCGTACGGCCGCGTGCCGCTGAAGCAGTGCACGGCGTTGGCGCCCAGCTCCGACGCGACGTTCACGGCGGTGCGCAGCAGCCGGGAGCGTACGGCCCGCGCCTCGGGGTCGGGGTCGAGCAGGGTGGGGTGGTGCTTGCGGCGCGGGTCGAGGACGTAGCGGGCGCCGGTCTCGATCGTCACCGCGAGCCCGTGCCTGGCCAGCAGCCGGCGCACGGTGGCCGTGCGGGCGGGCAGGTCGGGCGCGAGCGGGTCGAGGTGCATGTGGTCGAGGGTGAGCGCGATGCCGTCGTAGCCGAGGTCGGCGAGGAGCGCGACGGCGTCGGTCAGCCGCAGGTCGGTGAGGCCGTTGGTGCCGTAGGCCAGGCGCAGCCGGGTCATGTGGGGCTCACCTTCCTCGCGAGCCGGCGGGCGACGGGTACGAGGGCCAGCAGCGCGGCGGCGCTGCCGGGCGCGCCGGCGCGGGCGGCGAGGGCGGACTGCAGCGGGATCATGGCGCGGATCCCGCCGCCGACGGCGCGCTGGGTGAGCTGCGGGCTGGGGTTGAGGGCGGCGTGCAGGTACGGGCGGACGGCGGTGTAGGCGTAGGCGCCGGCGAGCAGGTCGCCGGGGGTGAGCGCCAGCCGTGGCCCGCCTGGCGGCGGTGCGGCGGTGCCGGCCCGCGGGTGCGGATCGGGGTGCGGATACGGGTCGTTGCCGCGGCGCAGGGTGGCCGCGACGGCCGTGGTGACGGCGAGGCCGACGAGCGGGACGGCCGTCGACCCGCCCTCCACCTCGCGGCGCGAGATGACGGTGACCGCGTAGGTGTGGATCCCGAGGAGCACGGCGGCGAGCGGCGGGCCGTCGGCGGCCCACCAGGTGCGGTCGCCGCCGCGCGGGCTCGGCAGGGCGGACGAGTTGGCGGCCGGTACGGACGCGTCGCGCGCGGACGCGGTGCGTGCGTACCCGCCGTCCACGAGCCCGGCACGGCGGCCGGCGGCCGGCGGCGCCGCCTTCCGTGCCGCGCGGGCCTCGGTGGCCGCGGCGCCGAGGAGCA
Proteins encoded:
- a CDS encoding sugar phosphate isomerase/epimerase family protein; translation: MTRLRLAYGTNGLTDLRLTDAVALLADLGYDGIALTLDHMHLDPLAPDLPARTATVRRLLARHGLAVTIETGARYVLDPRRKHHPTLLDPDPEARAVRSRLLRTAVNVASELGANAVHCFSGTRPYGVSEPDAWKRLGAELAPVLQAADAAGVPLAVEPEPGHLLYDLAGFHRLREELGDAPALALTLDIGHCQCLEDALPADCVRAAAPWLAHVQIEDMCRGVHEHLPFGEGEIGFPAVLEALQTTGYQGLISVELPRHSHAGPELAGSSIRFLRAAEEEARARGTVPC